The nucleotide sequence AACGTACCGTTATAACCTTCTCGCAACGAAGTTTGGCTTTACAGCAGAGGGTAACGAGGCAAGAGCTTTGGAAGTAATAGAAAGCTCTATGCAAGCTGCGGCTAATCTTCCGGAAAATGTCGGAAGGCTTGTGAAGAGAGCCGATGGCTTCTGGTACTTTGACAATGAGCCCGTTACGATCAAAATCGCCATTAGAGTGGACGACCCTCAAGGCCGCCTAATAGAAGGAGATTACATCGCCGATCAGCTGGAAAAGGCAGGACTGAAGGCTGAAAGGCTTTACTGGGACAGGATCAAATGCAGCAGCGTTGTTTACGGTGGAGATCCGGCGGAATTCACCTGGCAGATGTACACAGAAGGCTGGGGAGCAGGAGCAACAAGAGCCTTCTGGGAGCATATCGTCGCCCAGATGTACGCCCCGTGGTACGGGTACATGCCAGGTGGAATGACGGAAGGCTTCTGGAACTATCAACAGGATGAGATTGATGAGGTTACACTGAATGCCTATACCGGAAACTTCCTGACCGAGGAGGAGTACTGGGAACTGGCGCTGAGAGGTCTTGAGCTGGGTCTTGAGGAAGCAGTCAGGATATATGTTGTAAATCAGTTGGATTTCTTCGTTGCCAACTCGGCGAGACTGAAGCAGAGATTCGCTTATGGGCTTGGGGACGGTCTCAACACCTGGTCGATAAGAACTGCCGTTACAGATGACCGAACGCTATTCATAACGCAGTTCTCGGCTATGGGGTCGCTCTTCATGGATGCCTGGGACCCGATAGGGACGGACGGTTTTGACAGCGTATACTCGAATTACATAGCCGGAAACCTTTATGATTCGGCGATGTTCGAAAGTCCGGCATCAGCTATCTCCACACCTTTAAGAGCGGTACCGGTTGAAGTTGAAACTAGGGCAAGGCGTAACGAAGAGGGAGATGTAGTAGGCGACTTTGATGTTCCCGCAAATGCGATAAATTACTGCCCGTTCAACGAAGCCTGGCTGGAGGTTGGAGAAGGGAACAAATCGATGTCTATGGCTACGTATGAGTTCAGATTCGGCAACTTACATCATGGACAACCCATTTCGATAGTTGATTTTCTGTACGCTCAGGGCTTCCAGATGGAATGGGCCAACAAAGAGGGCGATGATGACCTCCAGTACGAGCGGGCGTATTCCTCGTCGCTTAAGAGTTCGTTGGATACTATAATCGGCTGGGTATTGAACGAGGATGATACCATAACTGTGTATTTCAACTACAACTTCCCCGCGAGCAAGGAAAGAGTTGCTGGTTGGGGAGCGCCGGGTATAAGTGTCTCTGCATCGGGCCATGCGGTCGGTTGTGCATGGGAGATCGCAGAAGCAATGTCGTTGCTTGTAACTGAAGGCAGCAAGTCCGGCACTTCTTACTCAATAACTATGGATCCTGCCTTCACCGAAGTCGATGCTATTGCTCCTGCGTGTGTGAAAGACATCAGAGCTAAACTTGTCGAGATGAAGGAAAGGAAACACATTCCAAACTACATCAAGGAGTTTGTGGATGAGCAGTATGTTCTCGAGAGATACGATGCGGCGATCAAATTCATAGACAACTACGGTCATGCTTACATCAGCAACGGTCCGTTCTATCTCTCAAAGTTCGATTCAACATCTAACTTCATGGAACTAAGAGCTTTCAGAGATCCAAGCTATCCATTTGAAGACACCTATTGGATAGAGGAACTGAAGGTGCTAAGACTGGAGATTGAGAGTATCGAAACCCCCGCCTTCATAGGGAAGGGTAGCGATCTTCCAGTAACGGTTCACGTCGCGGAAGTCACGTACCCGATTGACGAGGCGGTTCCTGCGACAGTCGGAGAAGTAACGGTTTCTTTGATTTTCGGTCAGGAAAGCGTCGAGTTCAAGGCTGTTATGGTCCAGCATGGCGTCTTCGAGTGCACGATACCGGCAAGTGTGTTTGAGAAACTCGAGTCTGGATCATACGTTATCATGGCCATTGCCGAGCTTGAAGGAGCTATCCCAGCTTCGGCTTCTACTTCGGTGGTCCTCTTCTGATAGCTTTCTGAAGAGCTATTTGAAGAGTAGTTCGCATTTTGGAGAGGTAGTGTTTTTTGCACTGCCTCTCCTTCAGTTTCTCAAGGAAACGCGGGTTCGAGAAATGAGGTGCGATGAAAAAGATTTTGCTCTGTAAGGTAGATCTCGAGCATCTTCTGCTGTCTGCAAGACGGCAGTCACTGTTGGACAAACTCAACGTCTATCGATGAATGAGAATGGGACCAGTTCATGACCGAGTGAAGATAACTCAAGAGATACCCCAGAAAATCTGGGGTCTTGTTACTTAATGAAGCATGGCTACAAGGAGAAGAACTATTCTTAAGTCTCAAGAACTCTCTTTTGAACAGACAAACAAATTGGGTATCGAAAGTCGTCTCAACATAAAAGAATCAGAAATCGCTCCAGCGAAATCAGTTCAGAACCTACGGTGCTTCTAGTATCCCCTAACTTTTCTCAAGAACCTTTCAACTTCTTCAGAAGGGATCTCCAGATGGCCGGGCCTTGCGCCTGAGAGATGGGTTATCTGCGCCAGAAATTCCAGTGTTTCGAGCTTGGCGTAAGCCTCTTCAATGCTTTTACCGGTAACGGTGACACCGTGATTCCTGAGAACAAAGGTTCTCGAACCCTGCTTCAAGCCTTCACCGAATACCTCTGCGAAATCGTCTGTGCCTGGCATTTTGTAGGGCAGATAAGTTATTGGAGCCAGCATGAGCGCCGTTTCGGGCAGGACGTTTACCGGGAACTCCTTCTGTTGAACGGCCATAGTCGTTGCATGGACAGGATGAGCGTGAAAAACGGATACAACTTCGTTACACTCTCTGTAAATCTTCAAGTGCATCCTGTATTCAGACGATGCTTCTCTTCTTCCTCTCACTTTGTTTCCCGCAAGATCGACCTCGACCAGATCCTCTTCCGTCAAAAAATGCTTCACCATTGTTGTAGGAGTTATCACAATATGATCTCCGATTCGAACGCTCATGTTTCCACCGGTGCTTTCCGTTAGTCTTCTGTCCCACGCAAGCTTTGAAAATAGGACCAGTTCTTCTCTCAAATCCATAATGGCCTCCATTCTGTTCGATATTCTGCTCTTTATATAGAATGAAATAATTATAAGTCGATTATATTATAGCGAGTTACTTTTCGTTGCCGAGAACAGTTGCAAGTTGTCAGTTGCAGTGTGCCAAGATGACGTCAAGGACTGTCATTCGAGAGTTTAAACTTCTGAGCCTGCGCTGGAATCCACTCACTTTCTCATCCCGTAGTGGTTCTGTACGGGAGCTAATCTCGACCGTCTTGAGCTGCGGACGATGTAAAAGATTTGAGGCTAGAGGTCAGAAAGGCAAGATCTAATTGCTCTTCTTACCTCTTCCCTCTTGCCTCTTACGTCTTTTTTTTGCCCCTTCAAAGATCGACAATCTTCCCTGGATTGAGCACATTGTTCGGGTCAAAGGCCTTCTTTATGCCGCGTATTAGTTCAAGCTGGGATTCATCGATTATCGATGCGAGATGCTTCATTCTCTTGATTCCTATACCATGTTCTCCGCTGATACAGCCCCCCAACTCTGTGGTTTCGTCAAAGAGCTCTTTCTCGGCCAGCGGGAGATTTCTGTCCCATTGGTCTTGAGGAAGGTTCCCCTTTATGAAGGTTACGTGCACATTTCCATCGCCTGCATGACCAAAGGAGATCATCTCAAGACCATACTTCTCGGCTATCTCTTCGGATGCTTTTATCAGTCTTGGTATACTTGCCATCGGAACGGAGACGTCTTCCATGCTGTGTATTGGGCTTATTGCAGCGAGGGCTTCAGCAATCGATTTTCTTGCCTTCCATAGTTTGTCTCTTGTATTTCTGTTGTCCGCCACGAAGGCCTCAAGACCACCGGCGGCCATAGCTGCCTCGCCTAGCTTCACATAGTCATCAAAGATCGAATCCTTGCTGTTGCCTTCTACTTCAATTATCAGATGGGCTCCGGCATCTGCGTATGGGAACTCCACATTCAGGAATCTGCAGGCTGCTTTGATAGATGAGGCGTCCATGAATTCAAGAGAAGTCGGAACAACTCCGGAGCAGCTCATTAGTTTCGGCACTGCTGATATTGCAGTATCAATATCTGGATAGGGCACGAGCAGTGCGACTGAGTACTTTGGCTTTGGAAGAAGCCTTAGGATAATTTTGGTCACTATTCCAAGAGTTCCTTCCGAACCGACCAAGAGGTGGACGAAGTCAAATCCGCTGACATCTTTGAGCCTCTTCCCGCCGAAAGTTGTCACCTCTCCTGAGGGCAGGACTACCTCAAGGCCGTAAACATGGTATCCCGTCGGTCCATATTTCATGACTTTGTTTCCTCCGGCGTTTTCCGCAACGTTGCCCCCGATCGAGGAGCTCTCGCTGCTGCAGGGATCCCCCCCGTAAACGAGGTTATGTCTGTCTGCCAGTTTCTGGATCTCTCCGGTGATAACCCCCGGCTCCAAAGTAATCATCATGTTGGCTTCGTCGAATTCAAGGATCTTGTTCATCTTTTCAAAACTCATGACAATTCCCCGGAAAGACGGAACTGCACCTCCGGATAGTCCGGTTCCTGCTCCACGCGGAGTTACTGGAATCAGATGCTCGTTTGCAAATCTCATAATCTTCGAAACCTCGGCAGTGCTCACCGGGAAAGTAATTACCTCGGGTCTCACGGCTTTCACTTCTGCCGTCTCATCTCTCGAGTATCGATCCAGAGACTCTTCGTCGTACTTCACAGGGATTTGTAGAAGCCTTTGAAGCTCTTCTATTAGGTTGGCATTAAGCTGTCCGTATTTCATTTTTTCACCTCCGACTCAAGGGCTTCTACGAGATCGTTCAAGATCTCTACGGCATCTCCTACAAGCCCGATGTCTGCGAAGTTGAATATCGCTGCGTTTCTGTCTCTGTTTATTGCAACTATGAATTCAGCAGTCTGCATTCCTGCAATGTGCTGAACGGCTCCGGAAATTCCTGCAGCGATGTAGATCTTCGGCTTGACCGTGTGACCGCTTAGTCCTACCTGGGCTTCATGTCCGACCCACTTCGAATCTACTATCTTTCTGGAAGCACCTACGGTCCCATTAATCAGCTTTGTAAGTCTGTAGATCGGTTCCATGTTCTCAACTTTTCTGAGACCCATCCCTCCCGCGATTATTACCTCTGCGTCTTGAACGCCTTTCTTTCCTTCGCCTATGGGTTTGAACTGGAGAAGCGTTGCGTTTGTCTCGATCATCTCTGGAGTAACCTCGAAGGATTCCACTTCGCCGTTTCCCTTGTAGGGTTCCTTCAAGGCCGAGAATGTCTTTGGCCTAACAGTGGCCATTTGAGGCCTGTGATTTGGCGTCTTTATTGTAGCCATTATGTTTCCGCCTATAGCAGGTCTCGTCTGCAGAAGGTTTCCCGTTCCCTCCTCTATATCGAGTCCGGTGCAGTCGGCAGTAAGGCCGGTCTTCAACAGCGCCGCCAGTCCGGGCATGTAGGTTCTCCCCGAAGTCGTCGCCGGGGCAAGCACGATTTCCGGCGAGAGTTTCTTGACGATCGCGGCAAGAGTCTTTGTGTAGGGCTCAAAGCTGAATCTTCCAAGACTATTATCTATAGCCATGATAATTTTGTCGGCCCCACCGGAGAAGAGCGATGCCGTTGCATCTTCATCAAGTCGATTGTCAGAGAGGACCGCTACCGAAACGTTGAAGGGACGCTTGAGTGAAAGCTCGCGAGCCTTCCCCAGTAGTTCATATGTACTCGAATGGATTTCGCTTCCTCTTTTTTCTGCGATTACCAGGAGATCACTCATGATTCACCACCAGATATGGAAGCAGCCTCTTTTTTATCTCATCTATCCCATGTTTTAGATCGCTTCCTTCGTACATCTCGACCTTTCTTGAGAGTTTTGGGGTTCCTATCCTTACTACTCTCGTAGGTGAACCAGTCAGACCGGTCTCCGATGGATCCATTGCAAGAGAATCGTTTCCGATTCTCTCAATGGGCGCATCTTTCGCCAGTTTCTTGCCACTCAGTGTCGGAAGTCTCGGCTCGTTAACGTCCTTTGTCACCGATATTAGTGAAGGCAGAGGGAGATTCCATATCTCTTTGCCGTCCTCTACTTCGCGTTCAACGGTAATCCCGTTATCCTCGAGATCGACTATGCTGGAAACATAGGTCGCTACTGGTATGCCCAGCATGGCTCCCGTTTCGGGTCCGACCTGCCCTGTCTCGCCGTCTGTTGCCTTTTCCCCAGCAAGGATCAGGTCAAACGGACCTTCTCTTTCCGCGAATCTCGCTAGAGCCATGGCTGTGGCCCATGTATCGGCTCCCGCAAATCTTCTGTCTGTAAGGAGAACCGCCCTGTCGGCTCCCATGGCAATCGCCTCTCTTACGGCCTCTTCTGCCACAGGAGGTCCCATAGAGACCACGGTGATCGAATGATCACCTGCTTCCTTCAACCTCAAAGCGGTCTCCAGCGCATGAAGGTCAAGCGGATTAATAACTGTCCCAACTCCTTCTCTTATCATCGTCCCCGTTTCGGGATTGAGCTTAACTTCATCGGTATCCGGAACTTGTTTTAGAAGAACAAGAATCTTCAAAATGAACTCCCCCTCGAACTGTCATCTCTATTCAATATTAATACACAGGTCGATCACTTTCTCGCAGGAGAGCAGCAGGTAAACAAACTCGGCTTGAGAGATTGGTTCTGTCTGATTCGGGAAGAAGAGAATCCGTGAAACTGTTACGGTTCAAAAAACCAAACTAATGACTGAATGAAGAGAATGAAATACCAACACTTTGCCGGAAGTGAACAAATTGATAGAGCACAATTATGATTATATTACTCTTAAGTTAGG is from Mesotoga infera and encodes:
- a CDS encoding electron transfer flavoprotein beta subunit/FixA family protein, whose protein sequence is MKILVLLKQVPDTDEVKLNPETGTMIREGVGTVINPLDLHALETALRLKEAGDHSITVVSMGPPVAEEAVREAIAMGADRAVLLTDRRFAGADTWATAMALARFAEREGPFDLILAGEKATDGETGQVGPETGAMLGIPVATYVSSIVDLEDNGITVEREVEDGKEIWNLPLPSLISVTKDVNEPRLPTLSGKKLAKDAPIERIGNDSLAMDPSETGLTGSPTRVVRIGTPKLSRKVEMYEGSDLKHGIDEIKKRLLPYLVVNHE
- a CDS encoding FAD-binding protein, yielding MKYGQLNANLIEELQRLLQIPVKYDEESLDRYSRDETAEVKAVRPEVITFPVSTAEVSKIMRFANEHLIPVTPRGAGTGLSGGAVPSFRGIVMSFEKMNKILEFDEANMMITLEPGVITGEIQKLADRHNLVYGGDPCSSESSSIGGNVAENAGGNKVMKYGPTGYHVYGLEVVLPSGEVTTFGGKRLKDVSGFDFVHLLVGSEGTLGIVTKIILRLLPKPKYSVALLVPYPDIDTAISAVPKLMSCSGVVPTSLEFMDASSIKAACRFLNVEFPYADAGAHLIIEVEGNSKDSIFDDYVKLGEAAMAAGGLEAFVADNRNTRDKLWKARKSIAEALAAISPIHSMEDVSVPMASIPRLIKASEEIAEKYGLEMISFGHAGDGNVHVTFIKGNLPQDQWDRNLPLAEKELFDETTELGGCISGEHGIGIKRMKHLASIIDESQLELIRGIKKAFDPNNVLNPGKIVDL
- a CDS encoding electron transfer flavoprotein subunit alpha/FixB family protein — its product is MSDLLVIAEKRGSEIHSSTYELLGKARELSLKRPFNVSVAVLSDNRLDEDATASLFSGGADKIIMAIDNSLGRFSFEPYTKTLAAIVKKLSPEIVLAPATTSGRTYMPGLAALLKTGLTADCTGLDIEEGTGNLLQTRPAIGGNIMATIKTPNHRPQMATVRPKTFSALKEPYKGNGEVESFEVTPEMIETNATLLQFKPIGEGKKGVQDAEVIIAGGMGLRKVENMEPIYRLTKLINGTVGASRKIVDSKWVGHEAQVGLSGHTVKPKIYIAAGISGAVQHIAGMQTAEFIVAINRDRNAAIFNFADIGLVGDAVEILNDLVEALESEVKK
- a CDS encoding class II aldolase/adducin family protein gives rise to the protein MDLREELVLFSKLAWDRRLTESTGGNMSVRIGDHIVITPTTMVKHFLTEEDLVEVDLAGNKVRGRREASSEYRMHLKIYRECNEVVSVFHAHPVHATTMAVQQKEFPVNVLPETALMLAPITYLPYKMPGTDDFAEVFGEGLKQGSRTFVLRNHGVTVTGKSIEEAYAKLETLEFLAQITHLSGARPGHLEIPSEEVERFLRKVRGY
- a CDS encoding ABC transporter substrate-binding protein, yielding GLTDIFMWGLSGPQIFGLDQATRDKLDLYAVPSGSWSLLMNPIPNEAPYVVEVGGKEYFNAFAIRDIRFAINDLINRQYLVDEILGGAGTPAFTMATTGQPGTYRYNLLATKFGFTAEGNEARALEVIESSMQAAANLPENVGRLVKRADGFWYFDNEPVTIKIAIRVDDPQGRLIEGDYIADQLEKAGLKAERLYWDRIKCSSVVYGGDPAEFTWQMYTEGWGAGATRAFWEHIVAQMYAPWYGYMPGGMTEGFWNYQQDEIDEVTLNAYTGNFLTEEEYWELALRGLELGLEEAVRIYVVNQLDFFVANSARLKQRFAYGLGDGLNTWSIRTAVTDDRTLFITQFSAMGSLFMDAWDPIGTDGFDSVYSNYIAGNLYDSAMFESPASAISTPLRAVPVEVETRARRNEEGDVVGDFDVPANAINYCPFNEAWLEVGEGNKSMSMATYEFRFGNLHHGQPISIVDFLYAQGFQMEWANKEGDDDLQYERAYSSSLKSSLDTIIGWVLNEDDTITVYFNYNFPASKERVAGWGAPGISVSASGHAVGCAWEIAEAMSLLVTEGSKSGTSYSITMDPAFTEVDAIAPACVKDIRAKLVEMKERKHIPNYIKEFVDEQYVLERYDAAIKFIDNYGHAYISNGPFYLSKFDSTSNFMELRAFRDPSYPFEDTYWIEELKVLRLEIESIETPAFIGKGSDLPVTVHVAEVTYPIDEAVPATVGEVTVSLIFGQESVEFKAVMVQHGVFECTIPASVFEKLESGSYVIMAIAELEGAIPASASTSVVLF